The following coding sequences are from one Gemmobacter sp. window:
- a CDS encoding transposase: MEHQNEHRMEVRGSNGVSRIEILDGPTGRRRWPDDLKARIVAESFQPGARVCDVAAKYGLIARHLSGWRGQARKGELVMPIDMPPAFVPLVIEPLADVVAASVDTGVIRVDICGAVLHVAPD, translated from the coding sequence GTGGAGCACCAAAACGAGCACCGGATGGAGGTGCGTGGGTCGAATGGAGTGTCGCGGATCGAGATCCTTGATGGTCCGACCGGCCGTCGGCGTTGGCCGGATGATCTCAAGGCGCGGATTGTGGCGGAGAGTTTTCAGCCCGGCGCGCGGGTCTGCGATGTTGCGGCGAAGTATGGGTTGATTGCCCGGCACCTTTCGGGATGGCGCGGTCAGGCGCGCAAAGGGGAACTGGTCATGCCGATCGATATGCCCCCGGCATTCGTGCCGCTGGTGATCGAGCCATTGGCCGATGTCGTTGCGGCGTCGGTCGACACGGGCGTGATCAGGGTCGATATCTGTGGGGCCGTTCTGCATGTGGCGCCGGATTGA
- the tnpB gene encoding IS66 family insertion sequence element accessory protein TnpB yields MIFPDQAVRIVIATKPVDFRKGHDGLAAMAHAELGFAPKAGVMVVFRGSVAQIG; encoded by the coding sequence GTGATCTTTCCGGATCAGGCGGTGCGGATCGTGATTGCGACCAAGCCGGTGGACTTCCGCAAGGGGCACGATGGGCTGGCCGCCATGGCCCATGCCGAGCTGGGATTTGCGCCCAAGGCGGGTGTGATGGTGGTGTTCAGGGGCTCTGTTGCACAAATCGGGTGA